Proteins encoded within one genomic window of Arachis ipaensis cultivar K30076 chromosome B08, Araip1.1, whole genome shotgun sequence:
- the LOC107611076 gene encoding protein FAR1-RELATED SEQUENCE 6-like, with amino-acid sequence MSDIFTDTEMDEQYQEDDVINQQEELVCDQDMTDEQNEFEQDFRDEFTEGAYFFEFNPSKDTLEAAYVVDSMQDITILNFSENCAEEIGKYHFSTFHLVFKFYLKYSKSKGFSARKSKTFKNSIGKVYKQKFVFSRQGFREEKYYTMEKIKKEPRLETRTGCETRMDVKFVPETGRWHIFYFSYKHNYDLLDTQFSATLLAHRKMSEEDIMQMVNMLKSGISTSQIFGLLASQAGGYEFVGYGPKDMYNEIARQRPQLLGDAARVLKKLEDMRLKDPQLYFKACHDSRGLFHNLFWSNGISQLDYQLFGDVIAFDTTYKKNKYSLSISHIQRAHVCNEGKIMLGDYKIPVFKCKWVHLIEEFGLEDKPWVNNMYEVKPMWATTYIRGSNADYESTRGVFVMQTCIEMLERFSAEVYTHEVFLLFQPFLSRAGSIRVLNIENNDDCIKYSMCKHGRPDFLWTVEFCQEEMIFMYTYLRMESFGISCEHIVKVLVDRDICSGQPSKKKQQHCSVCQMEGHKKTTCPWQKDIDNNVIENEANGSDDGDMYTEPTTDLDSDN; translated from the exons ATGTCAGATATATTTACGGACACTGAGATGGATGAGCAATACCAGGAGGACGATGTCATTAACCAACAAGAAGAGCTAGTTTGTGACCAAGATATGACGGATGAACAGAATGAATTCGAACAAGATTTCAGAGATGAATTTACTGAGGGAGcgtatttttttgaatttaatccGTCAAAAGATACCCTTGAAGCTGCTTATGTGGTTGACTCCATGCAAGACATTACAATTTTGAATTTCAGTGAAAATTGTGCGGAAGAAATTGGTAAATATCACTTTTCTACTTTTCATcttgtatttaaattttatctAAAGTACTCAAAGTCAAAGGGCTTTAGTGCAAGGAAAAGTAAGACTTTCAAGAATAGTATTGGCAAGGTTTACAAACAAAAGTTTGTATTTTCTAGGCAAGGATTCAGGGAGGAGAAGTATTACACAATGGAAAAAATTAAGAAGGAGCCTAGATTGGAAACAAGAACTGGGTGTGAAACCCGAATGGATGTTAAATTTGTACCAGAAACTGGAAGGTGGCATATCTTTTATTTCTCTTACAAACACAACTATGATCTATTGGATACACAATTCAGTGCTACGCTGCTTGCCCACAGAAAAATGTCAGAGGAAGATATTATGCAAATGGTGAACATGCTAAAGTCCGGGATTAGCACTTCACAGATATTTGGTCTTCTAGCTAGTCAAGCAGGCGGGTATGAATTTGTTGGCTATGGTCCCAAAGATATGTACAATGAGATTGCTCGGCAAAGGCCTCAACTTCTTGGTGATGCAGCACGAGTGTTGAAGAAGTTGGAGGATATGCGGTTGAAGGATCCACAATTATATTTCAAGGCATGTCATGATTCAAGAGGTTTGTTTCATAACTTGTTCTGGTCTAATGGGATTAGCCAACTAGACTACCAACTCTTCGGGGATGTTATTGCTTTTGATACTACGTACAAGAAGAACAAGTATAGTTTGTCCATTAGTCATATTCAGCGGG ctcatgtttgcaatgaagg AAAAATCATGTTGGGAGACTACAAGATTCCCGTGTTTAAGTGTAAGTGGGTTCATCTTATTGAAGAATTTGGCCTTGAGGATAAGCCGTGGGTGAACAACATGTATGAAGTGAAGCCTATGTGGGCTACTACATATATAAGAG GATCTAATGCTGATTATGAATCTACACGTGGGGTGTTCGTCATGCAGACTTGTATAGAGATGCTAGAGAGATTTTCTGCTGAGGTATACACTCATGAGGTATTTCTATTATTTCAGCCATTTCTTTCTAGAGCTGGATCAATACGGGTGCTAAACATAGAGAATAACGATGATTGCATAAAGTACAGTATGTGTAAGCATGGGAGGCCTGATTTTCTATGGACCGTTGAATTTTGTCAAGAAGAAATGATCTTCATGTATACCTATTTAAGAATGGAGTCATTTGGAATTTCTTGTGAACATATTGTGAAAGTTCTGGTTGACAGAGACATTT GCTCAGGACAACCATCTAAGAAGAAGCAGCAACATTGTAGTGTTTGTCAAATGGAAGGACATAAGAAGACAACATGTCCTTGGCAAAAGGACATTGACAACAACGTTATAGAAAATGAAGCTAATGGTTCGGATGATGGCGACATGTATACCGAACCAACAACTGATTTAGATAGTGATAATTAG